Genomic window (Helicoverpa zea isolate HzStark_Cry1AcR chromosome 9, ilHelZeax1.1, whole genome shotgun sequence):
TGATTTTCTATGGAAAAATAAAGTTCTACATTCGATGTTCAAAATACCATTGACAGAAAAACAGTAGCGCATCCTCCTTGAAAGTTGTTCAAACACATCAGTAGACATTATCCCGCTCGCTATAAGAGGCAAGTCTCCGACCTAGTTAGAAAATTAACCGTTACACCGCTCGCATGACTTCCAGCGAGTTGACTTTATGCTAAGATAAGAGCAAAGAGTTTGTATACAGTTTAACAAGTTATGGAAGCTAGTTACTCGCTGCTTAGATTTTGTAAGGTTTGTGTTTTGAAATGTTGCTTAGGGTATAGCGACGTGATagcaaaataaattgaacattGAATATTTACGCTGATAAATAAGCATTTTTTGAATGTCAAATGAACTCAAGCAGCCCTCATAACATCCTTCGTTGACCACATCCTTAGTAGTTTTGTTAGAAATAAGTGTTACTTTTCTGCAGTCAAAAGCTCATAACTATGCCAGCCCACTGGACTGTAGGTTAATAAATCGAGCGTTAAATAATGAAGACCTATAGGTACCTTGTATCGCAAAATTTGAGagcaatagttttaaaaataataagaaaactgCACATTCATTCAGTAACAATATCTGATCTGTTGACACGAAAAGTCTTATCCACCATTTTATTTCAACAGGATCAAAATGGCGGTCTATGCGCGCGTCGCTATCTCCCGCGTTTTCTGGCGCGCGCTGTCGCAGCATGGCGCCGCTGATGGCGGAGAGCGCATGCGCGGTCATCGCTTACCTGCGTGAGAAGATATCTGGAGAAGAAGCTATGGACATTAATAAAGTGCGTTTGTGCTTGCTATTATGAACCTTATAGTTTACAGTTTAAAGTATGGAATTGCATGTCAGTCTATGTCCAACATGCTATCAATATTGAAACGTAGTTCTTACTTAACTATAATTTTGCAACTAGTGGTTTCTCCCGCTGTTCAACTGCTGTCCAAAGGTATAGGTAGACATAGGATACTTCTGCGACCACATAAAAAGAGTAAATGTTCTCCAGGAATTCCTCGCTATTCCTAATGTCATGAATCCAAATTCATTAGGTAAGATGTAAGAAACTCCGTTCTTTAGTATGAATAACGGTTCCTCTTTTAGATAACAATGTCCTACGTGAATGACGTGATAGCCTCGTGCGCATTCGGCTTCGCAGTGGATTCCCTGAAGGACCCTGACAACTGCATCTTCAGGTTAGGGAAGAAAGCAGTCGTTCAGGACACCAATCAAGTCATGAAGTTCTTTGGATATGAGAATATGAAGACTATCATGAAGGTATGTATTATTCGAAGAAGATTAAAGAAAGGCATGTAATATTTTGCCATGTCAATCTTGACATAATAAATCCCAaggaaacataaaataatatttttctcctCACTATATCTACggtttaactttttatttcattaacacGAAATCGATCTGTATATAATGTTGTTGCCCACATTCTCGGTCGTGTCCTCcttggaaaaaaatatcaccatttccaaaaatatttattattttgtttgtgttacaGTTTCtacaagtaaaaataattcCCACACAAGACGCTGAGCAGTTCTCCCAACTCTTCAAATCAGCTTTGAAGGCTCGTCGAGAGAACCTCGTGAAGCCCAGACCTGACTTCATACAGATCTTAGTCGACGCTGCCCAAGGTCTGTACCTCTTCTATCTTCTATGCTCCTAGTACTTTCGTTGGAGCTCACTAGGAGTGGGTGCCCCTCCCACTTCTaataatcggtgaccgatttatTGTAGGACAAATAGAACACGCTGATAGCAATAATGCAAAAGTCGGTAAGAAAATACTAGTCAGAATAAAAAATCGGCCCGGTTATCTGTGTATCCAACAAAAAGGCTGATGTGGAGCAGCGTAAAACCAGCTTATTacaactaaatattattttggtctCATATATTTCATGAACTTTTCTTTTAAGTGGTAaattctcaaaaataaataatattcgcAGGAAAACCCAAGGCAGACAGCGAGGGCGACGCGAACAACAACGAATACCTAAAGTCTACTGAGAgtaagattaattttaatttgtttactcttcattattatattgtaaaggTCTGAACAGTAGATCAAGAATTTATATTAACTCATTATGGACCATTTTCGAACTCGCGGTTACCGTAGAAGTTTTATCCAACTTTATGTTTTACCATCTATTTACTGCCGTTCCACCCGCATCTTGGGGAAGTACCTATTTACCGCAcacggataaaatatacctattaccATTTCTCAGGCTCTATACTATGTGTGCCACTTATTTAGATCGATTCAGTTTTTACGTGATAGccggacagacagagttactctcGCATTCATAAAATTAGTAAGAATATTACTATCtgataattgaaaaatattaaaaacttacttaattagaatattattaaaacttaaagTAGCGAGTAATTGATCAACGAGCCGAGAATTGAGGCCAATCATGCGCAATCAATTGGAAAGGCTTATAGTAATGGACtacacttttaaataaattgaagatgatgattttaaagcatgaatgtagatggatatacatacatagaggAAGAGGACGACTAAGAGTGTGAAAGACGATGTAGCTGCAAGGAGTGTTAGATatcggcggcgacctctcgcgtccggccctggttcaggccatggtccggggcgagagggaatgggatgccgtcgcctccttctgcgaagcggtcatgctcgagaaggaggaggcggaacgccagagagttcgcacctctcatcccggccgccgcgctggaccaggtaggcgccgggtgtcgcgagatgactcccggccaccgtaggcgtgggtctgtgggcggtgagttcgggtggctcatcgtccctctgtctgcttagacgacagacccgtgtcgacggcgcgcgttgttctacgcgctcctcaaagagatgtcagcaaccctagcggggcccagcagggccaaggcctgccggggctgcgggttgttcgaaagagataccgcggcccaggtacataaaaggcctataacggaacacgacggtttttagtcagtaagagtctgacactccctcaccgctgctaacctacagcgtGAGGGgctaacctaaaaaaaaaaaaaaaaaaagagtgtTAGGTatttgtgagatgacgtcagGTAGGAAGCAATGGATGAAAAAGAAATGATAGTCAAATTGAGCACCCCATTCCTGCATGTCTACTTTAAACTACTGAATTGCACGAATTAGTAGtaggtaaaaatattatagtagtaAATCAAACCTTAATTTACACGAACATAAAAAAGCCCTTTATTGAAAACGGCAGAAACTTCAATCACATACCCACGAACTTGTTCCACCGTTTCGCCGGAACACAACAACCGCTGACTTTGATTGACGAGACGTACGCCAAATTTAATTATGACGTGTTCTGAGCGTGACGTCACAATTGTTCCCGGATTACCCCATTCCTTGGAACGGGAACCTATTTGTTTTGTGAATCGAGATTACCTACTCTCTGCTGCATGCCTAGTAATTTGTTCGCGTCGCTTCATGTAAACAAACGTACATATGAACGAGTACGTATGTATCTACACATGTTTTGAAGAGAGATGGATTCTTGGTTCCTTTTACAATTTTCTGTGTTCCAGTGTTCGACtttaagagatttttttatacatataacgCCACCCAGACTTTTGAATCTTAAATTCATTTGATTGATGTAAAATATGTGTTAAAAAGAGATAGCGACTTCGGTCTTGTTAAGCATGACGGCCGTTTCTGTCAACAGTCTCTCTTTcagctatttatttagttatcatTTTGTTACTTCTCATTTCTATAAACTTGTGTGTACGTTTGGCAAATTCCTTTTGATATTTGTTACTAGccagaataaattattatttttcctcatttcaatattttatcactTCACAATATTCACGTGTTCACTAAATGGATCTTCTGAAACGTTTTTCCTAGTAATTTGCACGTGTCATTATAATTGGGGCAGGTTGACAGGGCATGAAACACAGCCTTATTTTTTGCTACAGTAAATTCTTAGCTTTTAGATTCTGAAAATCAACGTTAATTGTAACGGAAACTAAGTTGTTTAGTAAAAATAAGGATGTTTACGTTAGTACTGGTTTAAGATATTTCCAATTATGTACCTTTATGGTCTTATTACAAAAAGTTCGTCCATTGTtttggaaaattatatttttttacttaaacacGTGACTaacgtctgtttaacttttttgtagtaatacCATTAATGTCTTTGGTGCTTACGGCGTTTCTAtcgaaaaatatgtaggtacacaacCCTAGTTTCGCCAATAGTGTTAGACACGAGTCTACAAGATAGCCTACTGATAGATGGAAACTATTCTAGTTGGACATAGAATTCAAAATAGTTGTCCAAAACCGTGTGTCAACTAAACGGTATTGCGTCTAACTTTGTACACAGCTGCGGTGCCACATGAAATTGTTAGCAAATATTCCTAGCATGCACTTGTAGAGTaaactttaaagtttaaaggATGAGATATGGAGCATACCCGTAATAGCAACTGTATGCTTTAAAATAGCACGTCGAGAAATAATATGTTTCTGCTTTTGAGTAACTACGCGGTtggtttatttcaaaatgtaacgtgcttttttgatgttgtaaaaTAATTGAGATAGCTCGGTGTCTTTGGTCGTAAATgtaacttaaaataatgtttttggtaCTGCGTCTATAAATAACTCAGATTTACCTTTGCATAATAGTGGCAGTAGGTACTTTGTTCTTCATTGTTGCAGAAATGGAGATAAATGGCTGGATGGCATAATGCTTTATATAGACATCGTTAGTGGATGATATCATATGCTTTCCACCAAAATTACATTCTGAAAAGTATTGAATGGATGTCCTACAACTTCTGTAAAATCGAGAATTATGAAGAACTTGCTATTAgtcgtggtttcacccgcgtcctgttcGAACTCCTTCCCGCACTCTTACAAAATATAGTCTACGTTACTAGAGGATTGCCTATCAGTGAAAAAAATTTCGAGTTGGTTCAggagtttcggagcctttaaagtacaaacaaacaaataaaatattagtatttagataatttatatAAGTCCCTCGTAATTTATTTCCAGAATTCACAGACGATGACCTAGTAGCTCAAGCAGTACTGTTCTACGTAGCTGGATACGATACCACTGCTAACCTGATCTACTACTTCTTGTACGAGATGGCCATCAACCCCAGGGTACAGGAGAAACTCCATGAAGAACTAGATGGATTGCCTCCTGATGAAGACATTGAGGATCTCTATGAAGCTGTTCAAGGGCTGGAGTATTTGGATATGTGTGTTAATGGTCAGTTGTTAAACAATTCAAACATTTGGATACAGAATACATAGGAAGAACGCTACACGGTATTACTTGTCCTTTCTAAATCTTCGTTTATACTATCAAAGTAGAGCAAATACTTAGTGATGTagatgttatggaccaagtgataaattgggcagtatacataatgcccggtcattatgaataatgcccaatatgagagtgcaatttgataataattattcaagcaatcaaattgaccgggcactatacatattgcccgtgaccttttgggcaaagtaatacaaacatctttaatttcatttattttattgttattgacatttaacttaaaataaactaaatataacacatcccatatcaattgacagagcatagaagtaagcatgcaacatgcagcaagcatggcttctgtcacggctccggcgctgcggggctccggcggtcccatgcgagcttatcgtcgcagatggttttcacgctcaccaccgcagcttcggcttcagccgcgtcggcgagcgttaaaactacctgcgcctcggctcgcaggccgcctcgcccctccgcgcctacgcggttttgaattgcactctaggggtagggcagacaagactacgtggagtcggttttgcagcgattcgctttcgtcactaagttcagtttttaatacaatgttttgaatccaaattaaattctaccataaaaaaaacgagccaagaaaaatgagatcaagaaaaacgaggccgagttagtaaattagatgacaattgtccaattaataattttgtggctagataattcccattaaaatagaacatataatttaaaacaataatcgtttaatatgtagcaagtaacaggatttatttattagaacaactgccaccctcgcaccgcataaaatatagctttattatcaaattgcccaactatcatgtagcaatataataatgcccgtacaatgtgataaataatgaagttaagatagttattaatcacttggctcgataaagctagacattattcataatgctcgggcattataaataatgcccgaattaatcacatggtccataacatagaTATGTGGAATTACGACCGAAATCATTATGCCATATAAATTAGCAATATCTTTAACGACCTTGAGAACAAAGAAAGAGGCCTTTTGTCgatatgtacctactaatattttttataattcttcCTTTCAGAGGTTTTAAGACTTTGGCCTCTTGTTGGATCTGCGGACAGGCGCTCCGTCGCTACATACGACTTCGGTCCTACATACCCTGGCAGTAAGGATCGACTCATCGTAAGTATATTAGTATATTGTATGAAAAATACGCTCCAGTCATATTTTCTTTGACCTTTTCTATCTACATTTCTAAagctttaatattttaaaatgttcatatttttagtaaaaaaatctttactatTTTTGCGTAGAAAATTACCAAACTACCAAAAAGCATTTTCTAGTTTATCACCACGCACTTAAGCACTTAATTTTCGGTGGCCGCCTCCAAAATGACATAGTACAATCCCAGcgaatatttttgaaagtaaTAACTTCATTGGCGCGTGGTAATAGGTAATTTAGCATCGTAATAGCACCATTGCCCTAGAGGATTCCTTTATTCTGTGTTAATAGATCGTTTACGACATAATAGGAGGCGGTTCTTGAAGaattctgtttatatttttaaccgacttcaaaaaaggaggttctcaattcgaccgtatttttttttttttttttttttgtatgtttgttacgcgattactccgccagttattaatcgattttgatgattctttttttgtttgataggatatactcccgaggtggtcccatagtcatcaggtcaggatctgatgatggaaaccctgagaaatcgagggcaaccttcgaaagttgtaggcatacatagggtaaaaacttgacactcaggtgtacgcctaaaagcactattcaactgtgaagatttggagctgacctgatgatggagaccagagagggtcgagggaactcgacaactgaatatgtaaactacctcgtgtttgggcttaaattatttgtattgacaagacctttgcaacagtgaaggtttggagctgacctgatgatggagaccagagaaagtaagtcgagggaactcgacaactgaatatgtaaaatacctcgtatttggacttatattctttgtattgatgagaacttctcacttgtatggatagtgacaactattcgtatcactgaaaagctttaaataaaaaacttttttacaaaaaaattaaaccgacttcccaaaacactaaaaagcaaaaaaaaactatttttaggtgcatcggcctagaagtcggtggcaaaattaacttagtaacatccattagacaccgacttctaggccgatgcacctaaaaatagtttttttttgctttttagtgttttgggaagtcggtttaattttttttttggcagttTAGTTTGGTCTTGTTGAATTTCAATTTTGAGTTTTTGTCCAAATTCAATTTGAGGTTTTGACTTCTGTGgattttcttttgctttcaatAGTGTGAAGCTCAATAAGTGATTTTCCACAATAACTTAAGTAATATAACTAGTTGTGCCCGTGACTTCGTACGCGTGGGCGATGTAGAATTATTGTCGGGATCGCACATGGCAAAAGCTTGACctctgtttattttgtttgacatTTATACATACTTCAAGTTCACATACAAATTCTCTTACCTTCAAACTTGAAACGAACTCAATGATTCTCTCAAAAACACCAGCAATTGACACATTGATTTCCAGGCTCCAGCAGGCATCCACGTGTGGCTGCCAATATACTCGATCCACCGCGACGAAACCTACTGGCCGAAGCCCCACGATTGCATCCCTGAACGTTTCTCAAAGGACAGGAAAGCCGACATAGTTCCTTATACCTACATGCCTTTTGGAAACGGACCTCGCCATTGCATTGGTATGGAacaaggagaacaaaatgactagcggagatgtcataacgcaaactttcataagaaagtagcgcgccaaaatgcaggtgttcgggggacggAAGCCGcccattatttacaaaataaaatcaccaatcaatcaagaccaatcttttaCAGATTGATGACagggaacccgaacgcctcgttagttctagtaacagATCACACCTATCATACACATCATAAacgaaggcgcttgacctacttTCCTTATCGCATCTCCGCtatttttccttactccgtaaTATGAAACTAACTCGCCTTTGAAGGCCTTTGATTTGCTTTGAAATGGATTGAAATAGCCCATTGTGGTAGGATTTTGATTGAGGTTGTTGTTTTGATATTTGAAGTATGACAGTTGTCTGTCGAGATTACATGGTTGCAAGAATTACAATGGTTTCACTCTAGCGGATTTTGTCGCGTGTATATGCTGGAATTTTCTATGCGCAACACATTCCGTGCAAGTAGGTACCGCTTGGATAAATTCACTAAAATCACTTTGTTTGAAAGAATGAATGCCAGATCAGATGCATGCAGTAGGTATACAGAACACGTTTAATTCAATTGGATACTCAAATACTCGTGTCTCTATCCATAGGGTCCCGGTTCGCAGTATTAGCAGCAAAGGTGTTCCTGGTAAAGTTTCTCAGAAGTTACAAAACAAGAGCCGATCGGGCGAGCCCACATCTCTCTCCGAGAGCATTCATACTGAGACCCAGGGATGGCTACCAACTATATGTTACTCCatgataaaattgttatttaataaattgttttataggcttaataaagtttttttactcttaatacttttatttattactgttgCCCAATAAACAGGTTAAATGTAATATCGAAAAtgttggcgcccaacgtgggactgATATCGGCTTACATTGATTAAGTGGAAATTCCGTTTTGTTCCTATGTATTCGTTACACGTATTGTGATTATTACAGTTTCAATTCTATTATCACCTATGAAACCGGTCATTTATCCAAAATTCGAGGAATTTTAAACCAATATcgcaatttataaaatagttcTGTTAATCCAAATAATAGTATTCACGTAGGATTATTACAGattgattaaaaattaattccAACGTCACCCTTTGAAGCACTACCCATACAATTAGACATTTCATAATAATCGGAAACAACGAATAATTCCCAGCATTGAGAATTCAACAGCTTTCTGATTCAAAATACAATCCAATGCATTACTTGGTGTTTTGAACACGACAAcccaaataatttatgttttgtaaTATAATTGAATTTCGTACAAATGGCATCTAACATAACAAATGTTGGTTTTGAAACGCAAACAATGAAATTCGTAACTGAAAATCATTTTCATATAGCTATTGTGCAGCTTACAATGAAATGTCGAGAGCTATTCAcccaaaatatgtaggtattgtaaAGGATTCTATTTTTAGCGcctgtaaagaaaaatattgtgaagAACAAACTTTTCAATTTTTGTAAAGGACCTGTagaattttttaaagtaatctCAAGTGAATTATGAGAATAAGAACGCGGAGTATAAAttctaaacattatttataacgCTTGTAATGTTTGCCCCAGTGGGTAATGAACCAACTTCTCGAGTAGGATGTGTATGGGTTCGATTACAGGCAATGCAACTTtcttttttgtatgtaattacTTAGTATATCCTGGCTGTCAATCGAATAATACtcgtacctactcagctgcatctggttagactggaccgaccctaacatacttgggaaaatgCTAGAAAGATGATGATTACTACCCATGAACGAAATTAGTTTGGTTCATTCAATAGCAATTCAAAAATTAATAGATTTCATTTTTACTAGAGTAAACCAGTAAATAGCAAATACCGAAGCGGTCCAGTATACCTATATCTATTAACTTACACTACAATTAgagataatataaataaataaagtgggcaaataaaaaataataacaaaaaaccaTTACCGATTGTTTACGGACCCCCACACTCATTCGCGGTGCAACGAAGTATGAAACAGAGACAATAGAGTCGCGTCAAGCCCAGAGGCAGAACTCGCCTGTTACTGTACACAGCAATGGCACAGACAATGCGTTCATTATTCCATTTAAATAATGAGCCTAGTGCCGTTATAAATGACTGGCGTAATATGAGAAATTaatgcttatttttttaagtttagatTTGTAACAATTAGGTGAGATATcagcatttttttaatgtaacctTTTTAATAACGATTTTTGAAAACAAGGTGAAACGGTGATGTGTTAAGGTCTTCATGCTAATATTTAGTTCAGTGTCGAAAAGATAGAGGCCTTATATTTCCTGATAAAGAGCTGATACTTAATAGGTAATTAGATATTCCATCTAAATCCAAATATCACGTTAGCATAATTATAAATCTTAGCAGGTTACCTATCTACATCGTACCTATAGGCTTTTCAGACAGCATTTATAATGTcccctttattttatttactagtaTATTATGTTTCAATGTCACAAAGACCTGGTACACAGGTAGGTATTATGTACTATAATGACAATAATAACCCTAAAGTGCCAAGTAGACACTGGCAAAAACTCTTGAAGGTCTCTTTTTCGGGCTTCTAACATAATTCAAGTCTCTAAACTAACTGTAACTTTTTAAGTACTTAAATGTGCCTAGGGACTTTGTCAATTTCGTTTGGGAACTTGAGTAAAAAATTCTTTCTATAACATACGAAACAAAATTGAGAGTACCTTAGTATACCTAGGTTCTAACTTAAGCAGCCACTAAATATGTATGAACGTCAATTTGATATAGGTCCTTATTATTCTTTAATGGGGAAGAAAACTGTTGCTGTTTTTGTATTTGTCTCTTTTATTTCATTCTCTCGGGATGATAGTAAAATTATGAGGAAAAACTAGTAATAAGTGACTATAGTATCGATTTCTTTTGTTGTACTTGTACCTAAGCATCTGAAAATCACATACCTCTGCATAACtcatcaaaaaaaaatcctcatagGCGCTCAATTACGTAATCCCTACATACCTATCTTCACAAGTGACGGATCGAGGTGCAGCGTCGAATTGAGATTGCAAGTCTAGTGTACTATGAAATTCAGTCGAAAGCCGTTATGGCGGCGTATCACGAGCCGCGAACGCTATCCAGTTTTTAATTAACTGTCAATCTTTATATTTCGTGATGATTGCATGTCAGGATCACGGGTTtcgagataaaaataaaaaatacagcttCAACTATCTCTTTGATATGCTTTTTCTGATGagtacataattaaaattttgatcaAATGTTTGTCTGAATAAAGTGCAGTTAATTTCGGAAGTTATACATATGTAGGAAGTCTCTTATGGACTTACCTAGGTACTCCCATATAGTCCTATCTGCACTCTTATGTGCTACCTTATTTACTCCCACTCCGACTATGTACTCTATGTATAAATaaagcaatttaatttaatgtgttgAAATTGATTAAATATCTGTGATTGCTCCAATAAcggatttttgttatttgttcaCTCTTATTGACCTACATATACCTTTGAGTCCCCAATATATAACAAAAAGGAAAACCACGTTCGCTGCGCTCGCGATTTCATGTCTGTTGTCATGTTCTTTAAATGTttggtaaataaacaataaattcacGCGCAGCCTTGTCTATTTGACCTTTTATTTCTATGTTAATCAATTTCAATCCTaaatctaataaaattgatattaaaagacTGATACTCGTAGCtcacaaaaaaaattgcttttgaCAGTGACATTTAATTGACATAGAAGACATTGACTTGACAGCTGTATTCCAAAAATTGTCATTAAAATTGTGGCGCCAAATTTTCGCTCGTAAGAGTCGTAAGCGTTtctaaaatgaatattttactgTTGTGATTGTTATAGAGCATAAATAAAATCTGTGTCAGCGCCTAATATCAGTAGCTTTAATGTTAAGTTGCTAAAACGCGAAAAATTATGAGCCTATGCAATAACTAGGCTTACATATTACTCAGCTATTGAAGAATATTTCATACCGTGTGAACGTGCTGACGTAAAGGCTGTTTTCTTAGGTTTGAAAAGAGTTATATGTAGTTATCGATAAAAGTAACATTTTGCCgtaaattacctacataatagtgTAATAAAGTGTCCTTTAGCCTTCGAAAATGTCAACTACAAAGGTTATTTCGACTGCTGCGCGCACGGTAAGCAAGCGCCCTTTTAGGGTGTCTATTGAAGGCAATATCGGCTCTGGAAAGTCTACGTGCATCAAGTTCTTTGACAAGTATCCCAACGTTGAGAAACATGGGGTAAGTTAGCTTAAAATATAACCCGACCCCTATAACCTCTTTCTGTAGATATTCTTTACTATCCCAAAACATCAACACCTCTCTCATTGACGCTTCATGTCAATTACCTTAGCTTTAGCCAAAGaaactccgcccctaagacgacccactgaccaagaATTTGCACAAAATATCTTTACTCCTCTCAATTTTAAAGAGGCACTTCCGTTTTAATAGGTATCAAACATatctcaatatttaaaaatatgtattttgatttgAGGAGCCCCTACATGAATGGCGCAACGTCTGTGGTCACAACCTGCTTGGTCTACTGTACAGTGATATGAACAAGTGGACCTTCCCCTTCCAGCACTACGTACATCTGAGTCGGCTGAAGATTCAGACCAGCCCTCCTTGCAACTCTAATATAACTGTTAAGATGTTTGAAAGGTAAATTATTATGTTgaccttgtttttttttaatataatgaaggaaattaatttttaaatgtctCCTATTCACAATATTGTATGACTTTTGTTTCCAACTCTACAATTTACTAgtcttattaataatttaaaactaccCACATTTCAGATCTGTACAGAACAGCAGGCACTGTTTTGTGGAGAATGCAAAGAAACAAAACTTCCTTGAAGACCC
Coding sequences:
- the LOC124633259 gene encoding cytochrome P450 9e2-like codes for the protein MWWLLVLLVTCLFYYSRNRLKYFSSRGVCTLPPVPFLGNLTAVTFGRENFVEAIAAGYDAFKDQRYFGLYQYLVPTLIPRDPELIRQIMVRDFNSFADRGVHIDADCDPLFGRNLIMLTGSKWRSMRASLSPAFSGARCRSMAPLMAESACAVIAYLREKISGEEAMDINKITMSYVNDVIASCAFGFAVDSLKDPDNCIFRLGKKAVVQDTNQVMKFFGYENMKTIMKFLQVKIIPTQDAEQFSQLFKSALKARRENLVKPRPDFIQILVDAAQGKPKADSEGDANNNEYLKSTEKFTDDDLVAQAVLFYVAGYDTTANLIYYFLYEMAINPRVQEKLHEELDGLPPDEDIEDLYEAVQGLEYLDMCVNEVLRLWPLVGSADRRSVATYDFGPTYPGSKDRLIAPAGIHVWLPIYSIHRDETYWPKPHDCIPERFSKDRKADIVPYTYMPFGNGPRHCIGSRFAVLAAKVFLVKFLRSYKTRADRASPHLSPRAFILRPRDGYQLYVTP
- the LOC124633234 gene encoding deoxynucleoside kinase-like — its product is MSTTKVISTAARTVSKRPFRVSIEGNIGSGKSTCIKFFDKYPNVEKHGEPLHEWRNVCGHNLLGLLYSDMNKWTFPFQHYVHLSRLKIQTSPPCNSNITVKMFERSVQNSRHCFVENAKKQNFLEDPEYQTLISWFDYSEKCLDIGLDLIVYLKTTPEIVWERMMKRGRSEESEVPLEYLKQVHESYENWLSSPNVGCEVLTIDADRGLECVREDLERYSYKILGGNHTN